The genomic segment CGCTCCCTCGCTGGGACAGCCCGCGGCTGCAACAGCTTGAACGTCACCACCAGCAGTGTCCCGATAAGGAGAGACACACCGGCCAGCGGCATCCAGAACAGCGAGCGGGTGACATACACGGTCCAGGCGGCCGGCAGGGTGAACCGCAGCACCGTGCCCACGGCGAACGTGTAGAACAGGTTCATCGTGAGCACCACCGCCAGCCCGGCGATCAGCATCACTGTCCGTGCCGAGGCCGGCGCGGCCGACTCGGCCCGGGAGGCGCTGTACAGCAGCTCCTCGCGCATCAGGCGCTTGGTCGCCTCCAGCAGCGAGGCGCGCGGACCGGGCACCCGGTAGGCGGACAGTATCCTCTGGACATCCGCATCATTCAAATTCGTTTTCATCCTCAGCCTCCGTGGCATACTCCGACGGGTTGAAACCGTCCATCTTTTCCTTGAGGAAGATCATCGCGCGGTGCAGGCGGCTCTTGACCGTGCCCAGCGGACAATCGATAATTTCGGCAATCTCCTGCTCACTCTTCTCGTTGTAGAACCTCAGCACCACCACTTCCCGCATCTTGGGCGGCAGGCTGTCCACGATCTTGCGCACCTTCTCGGCCCGCAGGATCGACTCGGCATCCACATCCGGATCCTGAGACAGCTCGGGAGCATCCTCCAAGGCCACATATTCCCGGCTGGAGGAGCGCCGCATCGAGCTGCGGCTCTGGTTCAAGGCTATCTGGAACAGCCAGGTCGAAAAGCGCGCCTGCCGTCTGAACCCACCGATATGCCGGATCACCCGGATCCAGGTCTCCTGAAATATGTCCTCAGCCGTGGCGCTGTCGCCCACCAGCCGCATGATGAAAGCGTACAGCGGCTTGCTGAACGCATCCACCACCTCGTCGATGGCCTCGGGGTCACCAGACTGAAGTCTGTCCACCAGGGCGGTTTCATCCTCTATTATCGCCCCGGCCAGGGGACTTTCCATCCGCAGGTCCTTGTAGTTTCTGTCTCCGGCCTGTCATTGCTCCTACGCGCACCCGCCAGCCGGAACCCCGAGTTTCATCTTCCAAACAATCAGACTCGGGGAACTGGCCGACGGTTCAATTATTAAGCAGTTTTTCCTGTTTCAGCATTGGGGAAATAATATCAGAATTATCCCACCACGACAAGACAGATTGACAGACAACCCGCAGAAAAAGTTACCGTTGAACCAGAGGCACGAGCCGTTTACATTTCCCAGAGGCTAACCAGGCCGCCGTTCCTCCACCACCCATTCCAGGGAGAAAAGCCATGAACCGTTTGACTGTCAGCCTGATCCTACTGCTCTTTCTGACCCTCTCATCCCTCGCGGCAGAGGAGCTGTTCCAGGCGCCCGCCGGGGTCAGCACGCGCTGGTATTCTTTCGAGAACCCCACCGCAGCCAAAGGCGCGGGCGGACAGACAAACCAGACCCGCAAGGGCGCGGCGGCCCGCGAGATCGCCTCGGGCGAGACTGTCACCCTGGCCGACATCCAGGGACCGGGCATCATCCGCCGTATCTGGATGACTGTGCGCAACAAGCCGGAGAACCTGCGCGGCCTGGTGCTGCGTATCTATTGGGAGGACCAGGACTACCCCTCGGTCGAGGCCCCGCTGCAGGATTTCTTCGGCATCCCGTTCGCCCGTCAGGCGGCGTTCGAGAGCGCCCTGTTCTCCAATCCGGAGGGCCGCTCTTTCAACTGCTTTGTCCCCATGCCGTTCAAGACACACGCCCGGGTCACGATCGAAAACCAGGCCCCCGAGAGCGCCGGCTCGCTGTTCTACGACATCGACTGCACCGTGGGCGACAATCTGCCCGCGGATTTCTGCTATTTCCACGCCCGCTACCGTCGTGAGAACCCCACCACGCCCAAGAAGGATTTCCAGATCCTGCCGCGGGTCGAGGGCCGCGGACGGTACCTGGGCTGCAACGTGGGGGTGCGCGCTATCGGGCAGTTCGGCCAGCCGACATGGTTCGGCGAGGGCGAGATGAAAATCTACCTGGACGGCGACCGCGAGTATCCCACCCTGGTGGGAACCGGCACCGAGGACCTGCTGGGAAGCGCCTGGGGCCTGGGGCCGTTCAACCACCTCTACCAGGGCTGCCTTCTGGGTGACGGCGGTAACGGGGTCTGGGGGTTCTACCGCTTCCACGTGCCAGACCCGGTGTATTTCCAGAAAGAAATCCAGGTCGACCTTCAGCAGATGCAAGGCGCCATGACCGAGCAGCTAAAAGAGAAAGTGAGCCCGGAGAATTATCCGGAGATGGTCGACACGCATAAGCCTTTCAACCCGGCGGATTACAGCGAGGATATCTGGCGGAATTTCGAGGCGCCGCAGGATGTCTGCGCCACGGCCTACTGGTACCAGAGCCTGCCCTCGCCCAAGTGGGGGCCGCTGGAGCCCTACGCCTCGCGCATGAAAGACCTTCTTCTGCCGCCCAAGCCGTGATTGCGGAGTGTGCGATGCGGTTTGCGGGAGGTTTAGGTACGGTCAGGAGACTCGGGCCGCGGACTGGGGGCCGCGCCGGGCGCCGGAGGCGCCGCGTGCGCAGCCGCCCGCCGTTTCACGGCGGCGGCGCGGCCCCCCCCGCACCCCAGGCCCGCTCAGTAGGCCCAGTCCGGAGCGTAGGCGAAAAGCCCGGCCGTGTGGAGCAGTGTGTTCTCGACCACTCCGGGTAGCTGGGAGTAGCCGAAAGCCAGTCCCCCCAGAATCAGCGCCGAGGGGAACTCGGCGTGCCCGGCGCCGTCGAACAGACGGGTGAAATCGCGCTCCTGGATGAACAGTCCCCCGGCCAGAGGGCCCAACTCGCCCGAGATCATCTCCGCGGCGCGGTCCAGGCTCTCGGCCGAAAAATCGACCGCAGCCCAGCTACCGGCGTAGCGGTCCAGGCTGGTGACCAGGGTCACTTCGCCCTGTTCCACCGATGCGATCAGGCTGAACGACAGGTTCTCCTCCGCAAAGACCGAGAGCAGGAAAGTCCCCGCCACGCTCATGTTCTGCCGCAGGAAATCGCTCATGGCCTGAAACCCGACCGGCCCGCGGTCGAGGCTGAGTTCCGGGTATATCCCGAATTTCTCGTTCTGACAGGCTTTGACCGCTTCGATCACCCGCGCCAGGAAAGCATAGCGTCCCTCATCCGGGGCCGGGGTGAGGTTCTGGGCCGCGCAGAGGTTGTCGTAGCTGTCGCGGTCGGTGATAATCACACGACGGACCCGGTAGCTGTTGTTGTCGTAGATCAGCCGGGCGCTGATCCGGGCGTCCGTGATACGGGAAAGCCCGAACTGTCGCGCCTCCCCGTCCAGCACGAACCGCCGCGGGATGCCGTCCTCGTGCCAGAGCACCGCCTGGGGGGCCCGCTGCGAGATTTTCTGCAGATAACCGACATAGGCGCTCCAACCGCGCGGGTCGATTTCCCTGACTGTCATCCGGGGCGAGATCACGGGCGCACCTCCCAGATTGCGAGGCTGCGCGGCGCCAGCTCCACTCTGAGGCTTCCCTCCATGACAGAGGCCTCCGCCCGGCCGTACGGGGTGACAGTCAGGAGGCCCTGGAAGAAAATGTCGCTGTGCTGCGGGCGGTCGCTGCTGTTGGCCACGAAAAGAAGACCCGCGCCCTCCAGGTTCTGGAAAAACGACAGGTCCAGGCTCGTGTTCGCCCGGGTAAAACGGGGCGAGATGCCCAGGGTCTTAATCAGGCGGCCCACCTCGTGCGGGCTTTCCATCTGGATCAGGCTGAGATTGGCCGCCTGGGTTCGTCCGGCCGGGGCCAGATAGTCGGCCAGAGGCATCGCACCGGCGAAAAAGTTCTCCACCTGAAGGTTGCGGTGCATGCTCTGGTCCAGATAAGGCCGTCCCGGCCCGAACACCAGCGCCCCGCCTTTGGACACGAACGCCCGCAGGGTCTCGATCTCCCGCCGGTCGAGATAATCGCTGCAAGAGAGGATCGCCACCTTGTAGCAGCAGAGCCGCTCGGCGGAGATGGCAGAATCGCCGCAATCCCAGTCGAAACCCACCTCGCGCATCAGTTCCGTAGCCTGGTCCAGCCAGAGCGTGCAGGTCTCGGGCGAGTTGAGAAGGCCCAGGTCCGCGGTCTCGTTGAACACCTCCCCGCCCAGGTCCAGGCCGGCCATGTCGCGGCGGTGTTCCAGGGCGGCGCTCAGACGGTCCAGGCCGCGGTTGAACAGCACGATAGTCTCGGCCTGCTTGGAATAATCCTGGAAGCGGCTCTCGCGCAGAAAGCGAACGACCCGGCGCAACGGCTCGCAGTACTCCCCGCGCACCCGGCAGTCCCGGGTGAAAGCCCCGCCGGTCCAGTTGTCCGCCTCGGCCGCAAGATGAAAATTCAATCCCCGCAGACCCTGCATCACAGCGGTCAGGGCCAGGAACTCGAACTCCTCCGGAGTGAGTGGGACATTGGCGTTCTCCAGAGCTGCGCCGAGAGTGAAACCCGAGTGGAACGGGTAACGGCTGATCCCGGAGGCCATCTTTGCGCTGCGCCGCTCGGTGAGGTAATCCAGCGTCCCGGAGCCGGAGTTGTCGAACCCGGCGAAAGCGATGTCATGCGAACTCTCGACCGCTTCCGGGTTGAACGGAGCGCGGAAACCCGAGGGCAGGGCGGCGAACACCGGCACGCCCTCCACCCCGCGCTTGACCAGCATGCTGGCCAGACGGTCGAGGTGACGGGCGATGGAGACCTCGCGGAATTCCACCCAGTCGAGATGGCGGGGCAGTTCGTGCGGGTTCTCGGCCTCGAAGCGCCGCGGCGGCTCCACGGACTCGAACGAGGGGTAGTCGCTGCCGTAGGCGTTGTTCAGCTCTTCGATGTCGGTGTAGAGGCCGGCCAGCCAGCTACGGTAGCTGTCCAGGGCGGGAAGGCTGTAGTCGAGGCTGTAAACGTAGCGCGAGTGTATGAAAAGGCCGGCGCCGTCATCCACCTGCACCCCGATCACCGGACCGCCTGCGCTGCAAAGGTGGCGCTTGAGAAGCTGCCCCACCAGGTCGAACCAGGACCCGACCTCGTCCTCGAAAGCCTGGCTGAAACAGCTCGGCAGCGGGTACTGCCCGTTGCGTCCGAAATGTATCTCCATGTTGCCGTCGCTGCCGCGAGCCGGCACCCGCGGGTCGAACAGCACGCGGCGCGGGATGCCGTTGTCCTGGACCTCGTGGCCCTGGAACGGTCCGGGACGGGCCAGCACTCTCATACCTCGCGTGGCGGCCTGCTTGAGGAAAGAGTCCAGGTCAAGCTCCGCCCGCCCGGAGCCGAAATCGAATCCGCCCTGCGCGCGCTCGTGCAGTGACCAGGGAATGTCCACTCTCAGGGTGATCAGCCCCAGACGGGACAGGTTGTCCAGAAGCTCGGGCCAGCGCGCCGGCTCGTGGCACCAGTAGTGCACTGTCCCGCTGTAGAGAGGATACACACGGCTGTCGATCACAAACCCGTCCCGCCCCACCTCGATCCCGCCGCCCCGTCCGCGGCAGGCGCTGGCAAGCAGGATCGCGCCCCCTGCCGGGAGTACTCCCAGGGCGGTCAGAAAGTCCCTCCGGCTTATCCTGGTCAGGGCATTCACGGCTCGAACCCGTCCCCTCTGCGGCTCAGAGTAGAACCTGCGTCAGGCTGAAAAACAGCGGCATGGTCAGAAGCGCGATCAGATAGGAGATCACCAGCACCCCGCAGACCAGGTGCTCATCTCCGCCGAAATGCACGGCCTGCAGCGCCAGCCCGGTCGCCGGCGGCGAGGACATCTCCAGCATCCAGAACGAACTCTCCAGCGGCCCGCTGCTGAAAGAGGTGTATTTCAGCACCGCGAACATTACCAAGGGAATGGCCACCAGCTTGATCAGCGCCACCCGCGTGATGTTGAACACCGAGGGCATCCGCTGCACGTGCAGCGAGCCGATGGTCAGGCCAAGCACCACCGTGGCCAGCGGCACGCAGGAGCGCCCGATCATCTCCACCGGGCTGAGTATGATCGTCGGGAACCAGACCCGCAGGCCGGTAAACACCATGAACATCGCGGCCAGGGTCGCCACGAACGGGACAGTGATCAGCTGGCCCGGGCGCAGACGGTTGCCCTTGCGGTGCGAGATCAGGTAGCTGCCGATGCTCCAGAGCAGCGGGTTGTAGGTCAGAAGCAGCAGGAACAGGTAGATCGAAAACCGGTGGAACTGGTCCGGGAACAGTATCTCGCCGATCGGCAGCACCAGATAGCCCGCGTTCTGGAACGTGGTCAGGGCGCTCAGGGCCCGTCCGTGCTCGTGCTGGTCGCGGAAAATCAGCCAGGAGGGAGGCAGGACGAACACCACGGTCAAGATACCCAGCAGGGGAAATTTCCACCAGTCGTGGTACTCGGCCACGTTGAAATCGCGCATGATGCTGCCGAATATCAGGCAGGGCAGGGACAGATTGACCACAATTCCGCTCAGGGCCCGGATGTGGTTCTCGTCGAACACCTTTCGCCGTACCAGGAACGCCGAGGCCCCGATCACCAGGGCGATCTGGATCAGCGCCGCGAGGGTGGCCAGAAAGGATTTACCGATCACAGCAATCAATCTTCGCTCCGTTTTGCACTCTTTTTCAGATCAGGGCTTCTCCGTGGGCCGGCACCCGACGGAGTCGTACCGGACAAGCTAAAAAGATAGCCATTTACGTCGATTTATTCAAGTCGCTCGGCCGGCGCCACACCGTGGCGGGCCGCTCCCGATCACGGGCAGCACCGAGATTTCAGCCACTCACGCGGCAAAACAATTGACACGACCGGCTCATTTTCATACTAAATAGAGTGCGCTTCCGGAAGCGACTGGCCGATGGGCGCCACCGGAGAACGGCAGGCCGGACTCGACCCGACACAGAAAACAATTTGTCCGTAATTGGAGTCGCCATGTCAGACGTACAGAGCAGCTTCGATATTCTGGTCCTGGGCGGTGGCCCCGGCGGCTACGTGGCCGCTATCCGCGCCGCCCAGCTCGGCCGCAGCGTGGCCCTGGTCGAGCGGGAGGCCCTGGGCGGGGTCTGCCTCAACTGGGGCTGCGTGCCCAGCAAAGCACTCCTGCGCAGCGCCCAGCTTTACCAGGATATCCTGCGCGCCGGGGACTTCGGGCTGAAAGTCGCAGAGCCGGGTTTCGATTGGAGCGCCATAGTCAAGCGCAGCCGTCAGGTGGCCGACCGCACCCGCCGCGGCGTGAATTACCTGATGAAAAAGAATGGGATCACGGTGGTCGAGGGCCGGGGCGAACTGCTGGGCCGCGGCAAGATGGGAGTGAAAGGTGAAAACGGAGAGCTGGAACTCGCAGCCAAGGATATAATCCTGGCCGTGGGCGGCCATCCCCGGGCCGTGCCGGGCCTGGAGATCGACCGGACCAGCGTGATCACCAGCCGCGAGGCCCTGGCCCTTCCCGAGCTGCCCCGCTCGGTCCTGATCGTGGGCGCCGGCGCTATCGGGATCGAGTTCGCCTACATGCTGAACTCTTTCGGCGTCACCGTGACCGTGGTCGAGCTGCTGGAGCGTATCCTGCCGCTGGAGGATGAGGAGGTGAGCGAGGAGCTGCACAGGATATTCACCAAGCGCGGGATCAAGTTCATCACCGGAGCGAAAGTGACCAGCCTGAGCCGCGAGGGCGGCCTCTGCCGGGTGACTGTGGAGTCCGCCTCCGGCAGCACGGAGATAGATACTGAGAAAGTGCTCCTGGCCGTGGGCGTGGCCGCCAACACCGAGGGGATCGGGCTGGAGGCTGCGGGGGTGGAGACCGAACGCGGGTTCATCCGGGTGGATGACACTTGCCGCACCGCTGCCAAGGGGGTGAGCGCCATCGGCGATTGCATCGGCGCGCCGCTCCTGGCCCATGCCGCCTCGCGGGAGGCCCTGGTGGCGGTGGACTCCCTCTGCGGTCTCCCGGCCCTCCGCCCCGCGCCCGGCCTTATCCCCGGCGCGATCTACTGCGAGCCGCAGGTGGCCAGCATCGGCCTGACCGAAAAAAAGGCCGAGGCGGCCGGGTTCAAGGTGCGCGTGGGACGGTTCCCGTTCCGGCCCCTGGGCAAGGCCCTGGCCTCGGGCAACACGGATGGGTTCGCCAAGCTGGTGATCGACTCCGGAACCGGAAAGCTGCTGGGAGCACACCTGATCGGCCCGGAGGCCACGGAGCTGATCCCCGAGCTGTCGCTGGCCCGCTGGCTCGACCTGGATGCCGCCGCCCTGCACCGGGCGGTCCATCCGCACCCCACGTTCTCGGAGGCCGTGGCCGAGGCCGCCGCCGACTGTCTGGGGCAGGCGATACACATCTGACATCGATTTGCGCCCGCACCGCCCGAGGATAACTACCGTAGGGGCGGCCCCCTGTGGCCGCCCGAACAGGTCAGGGCAGGCGCAGGAGCCTGTCACATAGGAAACCTCCAAGAATCAAATGCAGGGGCGGGTTTAATACCCGCCCTACGCAGGAGTTGGCTGTTTTAGCCCATAGCAGGTGGGGCGGAATCAGTTTCGATTGAAAAGACAGCTAAATGCAACTTAGTAGGGATGGAATAGCATATTGTGTTGAAGACTTTACGTAACCCCGGCAAATGCCCGGTAGTTAAACAGCCGGAAGAATGCCGGGTTTTTTACTGGACAAAGGTGCGGCCAAACTGTAAAATAAATTAATTCGCACCGGCCTCTGAACCCCTTGCCACAAGGATACCAGGCGCTCCAGATGCAGAGTTTCATTCCAGTAGTCATCACAATCGTTATCGCCGCGGTGATGGTCGGGGCCGCCTTGGGCCTGGCCGCGCTCTGCGGCCCCAGGCCCCGGACCGACAAGACCAAGGAAACCCCGTTCGAGTGCGGGCGGGCGCCGTTCGAGGAGCCGGGACGACCGTTCCCGGTGCATTTCTATGTCACCGCGATCCTGTTCATCGTCTTCGACATCGAGGTGGTGTTCCTCTATCCCTGGATCGCCGCGCGCAACGCGGTGGGCGCCTATGGCCTGCTGGCCGTGCTGATCTTCCTGTTCCTGCTCACTTTCGCCCTGCTCTACGAGTGGCTGAAAGGGGGCATGGAATGGCGCTGAAACCGATGCTTGGCGGCGAAAACTGGGTCACCTCGCGCCTGGACAAGGTGGTGGGCTGGGCGCGCAAGTACTCGGTGTTCCCCTACCCCTTTGTCACTGCCTGCTGCGGCATGGAGTACATGTCGCTCTCCAGCTCGCACTACGACCTCGACCGTTTCGGCATGGCTTTCCCGCGTTTCACCCCCCGTCAGGCCGACCTGCTGTTCGTGGTGGGCACGATCAGCCACAAGATCGCCCCGGTGCTGCGACGGGTCTACGACCAGATGTGCGAGCCCAAGTGGGTCATCGCGTTCGGGGTCTGCACCTGCACCGGCGGGTTCTACGACAACTACGCCACGGTCCAGGGGATCGACACGATCATCCCCGTGGATGTCTACATCCCCGGCTGCCCGCCGCGGCCCGAGACCGTGATCCAGGGCATGATGCTGCTGCAGGAAAAGATCGCCAGACAGAAACAGGAATACTGAACCGCCGGTTGAACGATATGCCGGCGTTATAAACAATCATTCACGGAATTGAACGGATGCTCGAACCGGTTGAAAACAGCACGCTCGCCAGCCTGACCGCCCGTTTCGGCGCGGCGGTTATCGAGTCCGGACAGGACAAGGGCGATCTGGTGGCCGTGGTGACTCGCGACAGCCTGCACGAGATCGTGGCCTTCCTGCGCGACACGTCCGAGCTGGATTTCAACATGCTGATCGACTTGTGCGGTGTGGATTACCTTCCCCGCAAGCCGCGTTTCGAGGTGGTCTACCAGGTGCACAGTCTGGAGCGCAACGAGAGGCTGCGCCTCAAGGTGACCGTGCCGGAGGAGGACTGCCGCGTGGCCACGCTCAGCGACCTCTACCCGGTGGCCGACTGGCTGGAGCGCGAGTGCTGGGACATGTTCGGCGTGGTGTTCGAGGGCCACCCGAACCTCAAGCGCCTGCTGATGTACGACTCCTTTGTCGGCCACCCGCTGCGCAAGGACTACCCGATCAATCGCCGTCAGCCGCTGATCGGCCCGAAAAACTGAGAAAAGATTCTACGGAAAGATGACCCGAGCATGAGCGACACGGACAGCAGCCAGACCACAGGCCAACTACGCAGCGAGAGCATGCTGCTCAACGTGGGTCCCTCCCACCCGGCCATGCACGGGGTGATCCGCATTGTCACCGCTCTGGAGGGCGAGATCGTGCGCTCGGCCGAGGTGGAGATCGGCTACCTGCACCGCTGTTTCGAGAAGGACGTGGAGAACGTGAGCTGGACCATGGCCTTCCCCTACACCGACCGCCTGAACTATGTCAGCTCGATGCTCAACAACGTGGGCTGGGCCATGGCCGCCGAGAAGCTGTTCGGCGTGACCGTGCCCGAGCGCTGCCAGTACGTGCGCGTGGTGGTCTCCGAGATCGCCCGCATAGTCGACCATCTCACCTGCATCGGCGCCTCGGCCATGGAGCTGGGCGCGATGACCGCGTTCCTCTATTTCATGAAAGCCCGCGAGTACCTCTACGACCTGATCGAGTGGGTCTCCGGCGGACGGATCATGGCCACCTACATCCGTATCGGCGGCGTGAAAGCCGATCTGCCCGAGGGTTTCGCCGGGAAAGCCAAAAAGGTGCTGGGTCAGGTGCGCGAGGTGATCGACGAGGTGGACAAGCTCCTCACCCGCAACCGTATCTTCTTCGACCGCACCAAGGACATCGGGGTGTTGAGCCGCGAACGTGCGCTGTCCTACGGGATCACGGGGCCCCTGATCCGCGCCGTGGGCGTGCCCTACGACATCCGGCGGGTGAAGCCCTATCTGGTCTACGACCAGCTCGATTTCGAGGTGCCGGTGGTGGAGGACGGCGACAACTACGCGCGCTATCTGGTGCGCATGGAGGAGATGCGCCAGAGCATAAGCATCATCCTCCAGGCCCTGGACAGGATGCCCGCCGGGGCGGTGGCCGTGGACCCATACGGCCGCGAGCTGACCGGGGCGCAGATGGTGGAGGAGTTCAAGCGCGCCCGCGTGGCGGACAATGTGGGCTCCAAGGCCAGGGTGGACCTCACCCTGGACGGGACCGACCGGGTCACCGCCGCCGGGGTGAGCCGCAGCACCGACCGTCGCATGATGCTGCCGCCCAAGGAGGAGACCTACGGCAACATCGAGGGCCTGATGGGCCATTTCATGCTCATCATGGATTACTGGGGGGTGCGCCCGCCGAAGGGCGAGGCCTACCACGCGGTGGAGGGGGCCAACGGCGAATTGGGGTTCTATATGGTCTCCAACGGCGAGGGCCGCCCCTGGCGCGCCCATTGCCGCGGGCCCTGTTTCTTCCCCATGGCCGCCCTGCACGAGATGATAACCGGCGGCATGGTGGCCGACATAATCCCGACTTTCGGCTCGATCAACATGATCGCCGGTGAGTTGGACCGTTGAGTGGGTGACAAGACTGTGGCAGGGTGAGGTTTGGGCCTTACCTCCCCCTTTGACAAAGGGGGATTGAGGGGGATTTAGCAGAATTAATCATTCTCTTTCCTCTGTCTTGTTTGCCTGCTGCACAGGGGATGGCAGCACCAAGCGGTGATAAGGCGTACTGTTGGGTTAAATCCCCCCTGCCACCCCTTTGCTAAAGGGGGGAAGCTGGTCGCCGGCCTGTACAGTGCTGCCCAGCGTTGTCGTAGGGGCGAACCTTGTGTTCGCCCGGCTGGTCCCGATAATGGGTGAATCTGTAAATATAATGCGATTTTCATTCACCGCCTTTCCACGGAAAGAACGATGAAAACCGATAAGCCGATTGCGTTCAGCGACGAGCAGTTGCAACTGATCCGGAGCCTGATGCAGCGTCTTCCGGACCGCAAGGCCGCGCTGGGCGATGTCATACATATGGCCCTGGAGGAGTTCGGGTGCGTGAGCCCCGAGGCCGAGACTTACATCGCAGGCATCATGGACCTGCCGGCCAGCTATGTCCACGAGGTGGTCACTTTCTACAACATGTACATCCAGGAGCCAGTGGGCCGTCACCACCTGATGCTCTGCGACAACGTGAGCTGCATGCTCTGCGGGGCCGAGGGACTGGTGGCGCACCTCAAGGAGCGCCTGGGGATAGAGCCGGGGCAGACCACGGCGGATGGCCGCTTCACGCTCTGGACCGTGGAGTGCCTGGGCGCCTGCGAGATGGCCCCGGTGGTGCTGGTGGACCACAAGTTTCACGGAAACCTCACTGTGCAGAAACTCGACGAGCTGCTCGACAGCCTGGAGTGATAGATGGGTCAGGTCAAGCTGATTACGAAATATTTCGAGACCCCGGGCTGCGAGAAGCTCCCGGTGTTCGAGTCCGTGGGCGGCTACTCCCGTCTGCGGCGGATAGTTGAGGAGGAATGGACCGGCGAGAAAATAATCGCCACGCTCAAGGCCTCCAGCCTGCGCGGCCTGGGCGGGGCCGGGTTCCCCACCGGCATGAAATGGGGTTTCGTGC from the bacterium genome contains:
- the nuoE gene encoding NADH-quinone oxidoreductase subunit NuoE, whose product is MKTDKPIAFSDEQLQLIRSLMQRLPDRKAALGDVIHMALEEFGCVSPEAETYIAGIMDLPASYVHEVVTFYNMYIQEPVGRHHLMLCDNVSCMLCGAEGLVAHLKERLGIEPGQTTADGRFTLWTVECLGACEMAPVVLVDHKFHGNLTVQKLDELLDSLE